A region of Paenimyroides aestuarii DNA encodes the following proteins:
- a CDS encoding endonuclease produces the protein MKSAFYTIFFFIFCVSNAQIPTYYQSINLSLKGDALKNELATLITNTHTTDLIYSPQVWDVLKDADVDPTDNNKILLIYGWNDTDLIKNNDLTRDRNASCHSANCDNKWVREHVFPRSKGTPNLEFEGPGADAHHLRAADYDRNSLRSNFKFIANPTSYITYSRVIQQNGIEYFYPGNQWKGDIARMIMYMYVRYGNRCQPVNVGHGSTSFSLYGDMPNIFLQWNVEDPVSAHEINRNETIYNAQGNRNPFIDNPYLATLIWNGPIAENKWNSLSLTNENLNVVKVYPTYTSDFVTIESDSESFIYKIFDVSNKLIEQGINEEKINVSHYANGIYFLNISIENQSKTFKIIKK, from the coding sequence ATGAAATCAGCCTTTTATACTATTTTTTTCTTTATATTTTGTGTCTCCAATGCACAGATTCCCACATATTATCAATCAATTAATTTATCTTTGAAGGGTGATGCTTTAAAAAACGAACTTGCAACTTTAATTACTAACACACATACAACGGATTTAATTTATTCGCCCCAAGTTTGGGATGTTTTAAAAGATGCAGATGTGGACCCAACAGATAACAATAAAATTTTACTGATTTATGGTTGGAACGATACTGATTTAATAAAAAATAATGATTTAACGCGCGATAGAAATGCAAGTTGTCATAGTGCAAATTGCGACAATAAATGGGTGCGCGAACATGTGTTTCCTCGATCAAAAGGTACACCCAATCTAGAATTTGAAGGTCCGGGTGCTGATGCACACCACCTGCGTGCTGCTGATTATGATCGTAATAGTTTAAGAAGTAATTTTAAATTTATTGCAAACCCCACTTCATATATCACCTATTCCCGTGTAATTCAGCAAAATGGTATCGAATATTTTTATCCTGGAAACCAGTGGAAAGGCGATATTGCCCGAATGATTATGTACATGTATGTGCGCTATGGTAATCGCTGCCAACCTGTAAATGTTGGTCATGGTTCAACTTCATTTTCGCTGTATGGTGATATGCCAAACATTTTTTTACAATGGAATGTAGAAGATCCGGTTTCGGCACATGAAATAAACCGAAATGAAACTATTTACAATGCCCAAGGAAACCGAAATCCGTTTATTGATAATCCTTATCTAGCTACCCTAATTTGGAACGGACCGATTGCCGAAAACAAATGGAACAGTTTAAGCTTGACGAATGAAAACTTGAATGTGGTAAAGGTGTATCCTACCTACACTTCAGACTTTGTTACTATAGAGAGTGACTCAGAAAGTTTTATCTATAAAATTTTTGATGTATCAAACAAGTTGATCGAACAAGGAATTAATGAAGAAAAAATTAACGTTTCACATTATGCAAACGGTATTTATTTTTTAAATATTTCAATAGAAAATCAGTCAAAAACGTTTAAGATTATAAAAAAATAA
- a CDS encoding RtcB family protein translates to MKKITGKDLLRIGFEENIILGKTLHFLENYQGALNKGEVLNILKKLIDNPHETFETSEFYPLAQQIIALQNEIDSATIPLATEPKEYTVFGNEHIEEGAKKQMEVAMKLPVSVAGALMPDAHQGYGLPIGGVLATRNAIIPYGVGVDIGCRMALSIYDMEASFFEENQSKFKRELIAQSNFGAGNGFKGQYRLDHEVLENQLFHENPFLKSLKDKAWAQLGSSGGGNHFVEFGIIEFSERDEMLNIEKGQYVALLTHSGSRGFGATIASHYTQLAKKVCKLPREAKNLAYFDLNSTEGQEYWLAMNLAGDYASACHEVIHLKMQKALGAKVLAKVENHHNFAWKEQWNGEEVIVHRKGVTPASKDVMGIIPGSMTAPGFLVRGKGAPEAIQSASHGAGRQMSRTQAKKEITKTDFKAILKDHNVTLIGAGLDEAPMAYKDIHQVMQAQEHLIDVVATFTPKMVRMADDGSRED, encoded by the coding sequence ATGAAAAAAATAACAGGAAAAGACCTATTGCGTATAGGTTTTGAAGAAAATATCATTTTAGGAAAAACATTACACTTTTTAGAGAATTATCAGGGTGCATTAAACAAAGGCGAGGTATTAAATATTTTAAAAAAACTTATTGATAACCCACATGAAACCTTTGAAACATCAGAATTTTATCCATTGGCACAGCAGATTATTGCATTGCAAAACGAAATAGACAGTGCTACTATTCCACTAGCGACTGAACCAAAAGAATATACCGTTTTTGGAAACGAACATATCGAGGAAGGTGCAAAAAAACAAATGGAAGTTGCGATGAAACTGCCTGTTTCGGTAGCCGGAGCTTTAATGCCCGATGCACATCAAGGCTATGGATTGCCAATTGGCGGTGTTTTGGCTACCCGAAATGCCATTATTCCGTATGGAGTAGGTGTGGATATTGGGTGCAGAATGGCACTTTCAATTTACGATATGGAAGCCTCTTTTTTTGAAGAAAACCAATCGAAATTTAAACGCGAATTAATCGCACAATCAAATTTTGGTGCAGGAAATGGTTTTAAAGGACAATACCGATTGGATCACGAAGTTTTAGAAAATCAATTGTTCCACGAAAATCCGTTTTTAAAAAGTTTAAAAGATAAAGCTTGGGCACAATTAGGAAGCTCTGGTGGTGGCAATCATTTTGTGGAATTTGGTATTATTGAATTTTCAGAGCGCGACGAAATGCTCAATATTGAAAAAGGCCAATATGTTGCCCTATTAACCCATTCAGGTTCACGAGGTTTTGGCGCTACTATTGCCAGTCATTATACCCAATTGGCAAAGAAAGTTTGCAAATTGCCACGCGAAGCTAAAAACCTAGCCTATTTTGATTTGAATTCAACCGAAGGTCAAGAATATTGGCTGGCAATGAATTTGGCTGGCGATTACGCTTCGGCTTGCCATGAAGTGATTCATTTAAAAATGCAAAAAGCTTTAGGAGCTAAAGTTTTAGCTAAAGTTGAAAATCATCACAATTTTGCGTGGAAAGAGCAGTGGAACGGCGAAGAAGTGATTGTTCACCGAAAAGGAGTCACACCTGCCAGCAAGGATGTAATGGGGATAATTCCGGGATCAATGACAGCACCTGGTTTTTTAGTTCGTGGAAAAGGTGCACCAGAAGCCATTCAGTCTGCATCGCACGGTGCCGGACGACAAATGAGCCGAACCCAAGCGAAAAAAGAAATTACTAAAACCGATTTCAAAGCCATTTTAAAAGACCATAACGTTACTTTAATTGGTGCGGGTTTAGATGAAGCTCCAATGGCTTATAAAGATATTCATCAGGTGATGCAAGCCCAAGAACATTTAATTGATGTGGTGGCTACTTTTACACCCAAAATGGTTCGTATGGCAGACGATGGAAGTAGGGAGGATTAG
- a CDS encoding slipin family protein, whose translation MKKITLNEQEAALVIKNKKIVNVLFAGTYWFFLGEKIEKFNTSQEFPKLYQGIFDNDHLKNYLEIITVADDELVLKFQNNVFDSVLTAGVYAFWKDKNPFQFQKISITNYITNEVSKVILEKPQLNLYVRNYRIESYEKGLLIVDGKFVELLDTGNYFWWKNSQVITAVKGDTRQQNMEVNGQEILTKDKVQLRLNFAIQYQIVDFVKAFAENKEFENQLYIIVQMALRTLVGTMTFDELMDQKSKIAETISLEIMQKVNRLGVKIIDTGLKDIILPGEIRDIMNQVLIAEKKAQANSIMRREETASTRSLLNTAKLMDENQMLYKLKEMEYIEKIAEKINTISVSGRDNIVSELKQIFTK comes from the coding sequence ATGAAAAAAATTACATTAAACGAACAAGAAGCTGCGTTAGTCATTAAGAACAAAAAAATTGTGAATGTTTTATTTGCTGGTACTTATTGGTTTTTCTTAGGTGAAAAAATAGAGAAATTTAATACAAGCCAAGAATTTCCCAAATTATATCAAGGAATTTTTGATAATGACCATTTGAAAAATTATTTAGAAATAATTACTGTTGCAGACGATGAATTGGTGTTGAAATTTCAAAACAATGTTTTTGATTCCGTTTTAACTGCTGGAGTTTATGCTTTCTGGAAAGATAAAAATCCGTTTCAATTTCAGAAGATTTCAATAACCAATTACATCACCAATGAAGTATCAAAAGTGATTTTAGAGAAGCCACAATTAAACTTATATGTGAGAAATTATCGTATCGAATCCTATGAAAAAGGTTTGTTAATTGTAGATGGTAAATTTGTAGAATTACTAGATACTGGTAATTATTTTTGGTGGAAGAATTCGCAAGTTATTACTGCGGTAAAAGGAGATACACGTCAGCAAAATATGGAAGTGAACGGACAAGAAATTCTTACAAAAGATAAAGTTCAACTTCGTTTAAATTTTGCAATTCAATATCAGATTGTTGATTTTGTTAAAGCATTTGCAGAAAATAAAGAGTTTGAAAACCAATTGTATATAATTGTACAAATGGCTTTGCGAACATTAGTTGGAACAATGACTTTTGATGAATTAATGGATCAAAAAAGTAAAATAGCCGAAACTATTTCGCTTGAAATCATGCAGAAAGTAAACAGATTAGGTGTTAAAATAATTGACACAGGTTTGAAGGACATTATTCTGCCTGGAGAAATTCGGGATATCATGAATCAAGTTTTGATTGCTGAGAAGAAAGCACAAGCAAACAGTATTATGCGTCGTGAAGAAACAGCTTCAACAAGAAGTTTGTTAAATACGGCAAAATTGATGGACGAAAATCAAATGCTCTATAAATTGAAAGAAATGGAATATATCGAAAAAATAGCAGAAAAAATAAATACTATTTCCGTTTCGGGCAGAGATAATATTGTTTCTGAATTGAAGCAAATTTTTACAAAATAA
- a CDS encoding helix-turn-helix transcriptional regulator, translating to MATNKSALIRYKTINQCLQNRFRKWTLEDLMEKVSDALYEFEGITTGISKRTIQADIQFMRSDKLGYNAPIVVTNRKFYSYEDPEYSITKSPIKEEDVHKMKEVVSLLKQFNGFQYFDEMSELIAKLENNIYKSSKKTPNYIQFEDNKQLKGIAHLSRLYKAILNKKPLYIEYKSFKSKQAIKEIYHPYLLKEYRNRWFLITRSNKEKLLVTLALDRIEAFYELEASAFKPYEGIDFERYYSECIGVTRSEKDRPQKIILKFNVKNAPYVKTKPIHHSQQILQENENGIVIRIDVIPNFELEREILGFGENVMVLAPKKLKKQIKNRIHRTATMYQIEEM from the coding sequence ATGGCTACTAACAAATCTGCGTTAATTCGCTATAAAACAATCAATCAATGTTTGCAAAACCGCTTTAGAAAGTGGACGCTGGAAGATTTAATGGAAAAGGTATCCGATGCATTGTATGAATTTGAAGGCATTACAACCGGTATTAGCAAACGCACCATTCAGGCCGATATACAGTTTATGCGCAGCGATAAATTGGGATACAATGCCCCAATTGTGGTTACCAATCGCAAATTTTATAGTTATGAAGATCCGGAATATTCAATTACAAAGTCGCCGATAAAAGAGGAAGACGTTCATAAAATGAAGGAAGTTGTATCACTTTTAAAGCAATTTAATGGTTTTCAATATTTCGATGAAATGAGCGAACTTATTGCTAAATTGGAAAACAACATCTATAAATCTTCCAAGAAAACACCAAATTATATTCAGTTTGAAGATAATAAACAGTTAAAAGGAATCGCTCATCTAAGCCGGCTATACAAGGCTATTCTGAATAAAAAACCACTTTATATTGAGTATAAATCGTTTAAATCAAAACAAGCTATAAAAGAAATTTATCATCCATATTTGCTGAAAGAATACCGCAACCGTTGGTTTTTAATCACTCGAAGCAATAAAGAAAAACTTTTGGTTACTTTAGCTTTAGACCGTATAGAGGCCTTTTATGAATTGGAAGCTTCTGCTTTCAAACCTTACGAAGGTATCGATTTTGAAAGATATTATAGCGAATGTATTGGTGTAACACGTTCGGAAAAAGATCGACCGCAAAAAATTATTTTAAAATTTAATGTGAAAAATGCGCCCTATGTAAAAACCAAACCCATTCATCATTCGCAACAAATCCTTCAAGAAAATGAAAATGGAATTGTTATACGAATAGACGTGATTCCTAATTTTGAACTAGAACGTGAAATCTTAGGTTTTGGAGAAAATGTGATGGTTTTAGCACCCAAAAAGCTAAAAAAACAAATCAAAAACCGCATACACAGAACGGCTACAATGTATCAGATAGAGGAAATGTAA
- a CDS encoding dihydrolipoamide acetyltransferase family protein, with protein sequence MAKFELKLPKMGESVAEATITNWVKNVGDTVEQDETIVEVATDKVDSEVPTEVSGKIVEILFQKDDVVQVGQTIAIIETEGADVAPANNVPANEEVSVEKVEKTVAVAQETVAVADFGSSDKFFSPLVKNIAKEEGVSIAELEAINGTGKDGRITKTDILDYVKNRGSQSVAAPVQQTAASVQPTQPVASKAAPVSVNGQDEIVEMDRMRKMIAHHMMQSVQTSAHVQSFIEVDVTNIVNWRNKNKNAFEKREGEKLTFTPIFMEAVAKALKDFPMMNISVDGDYIVKRKNINLGMAAALPNGNLIVPVIKNADQLNLVGMAKAVNDLANRARNGKLKPDDTQGGTYTVTNVGTFGSVFGTPIINQPQVGILALGAIRKVAAVIETPEGDFIGIRQKMFLSHSYDHRVVDGSLGGQFVQRVAQYLESFDPNRAI encoded by the coding sequence ATGGCAAAGTTTGAATTAAAATTACCTAAAATGGGTGAAAGTGTTGCAGAGGCAACCATTACAAATTGGGTAAAAAACGTTGGTGATACAGTAGAACAAGATGAAACAATTGTTGAAGTAGCAACCGACAAAGTTGATAGCGAAGTGCCGACAGAAGTAAGCGGAAAAATCGTGGAAATTTTGTTTCAGAAAGATGATGTAGTGCAAGTGGGACAAACAATTGCAATCATTGAAACAGAGGGTGCCGATGTTGCACCAGCTAATAATGTACCAGCAAACGAGGAAGTTTCAGTAGAAAAAGTTGAAAAAACAGTTGCAGTGGCACAAGAAACAGTTGCAGTTGCAGATTTCGGTTCTTCAGATAAATTTTTCTCGCCTTTAGTAAAAAATATTGCAAAAGAAGAAGGTGTTTCTATTGCCGAACTAGAAGCAATCAACGGTACCGGAAAAGACGGAAGAATTACCAAAACAGATATATTAGATTACGTTAAAAACAGAGGTTCACAATCAGTTGCAGCTCCTGTTCAGCAAACTGCGGCTTCTGTTCAGCCAACACAACCAGTAGCAAGCAAAGCAGCACCAGTTTCTGTGAACGGACAAGACGAAATTGTAGAAATGGATCGTATGCGTAAAATGATTGCGCACCACATGATGCAATCGGTTCAAACTTCTGCGCACGTGCAATCGTTTATCGAAGTAGACGTTACAAATATCGTGAATTGGCGAAATAAAAATAAAAATGCTTTTGAGAAGAGAGAAGGAGAGAAGCTTACATTTACACCTATTTTTATGGAAGCTGTTGCAAAAGCATTAAAAGATTTCCCTATGATGAATATTTCGGTTGATGGTGATTACATCGTTAAACGTAAAAACATCAATTTGGGAATGGCGGCAGCTTTGCCCAACGGAAATTTAATTGTTCCAGTAATTAAAAATGCCGATCAGTTGAATTTGGTAGGAATGGCAAAAGCAGTTAACGATTTAGCAAATCGCGCAAGAAACGGAAAATTAAAACCAGATGACACACAAGGCGGCACATACACTGTTACCAACGTTGGAACGTTTGGTTCTGTTTTTGGAACACCAATTATCAATCAACCGCAAGTAGGAATTTTGGCATTAGGGGCTATTAGAAAAGTAGCTGCTGTTATCGAAACTCCAGAAGGTGATTTTATAGGTATTCGTCAAAAAATGTTCTTGTCACATTCTTATGACCACCGAGTGGTTGATGGTTCTTTAGGCGGACAATTTGTTCAAAGAGTGGCACAATATTTAGAATCTTTTGATCCGAATAGAGCTATTTAA
- a CDS encoding glycosyltransferase family 2 protein, with protein MQLSVVILNYNVKHFLEVCIKSVQKAVENIKAEIIVVDNASTDGSKEMIQQLFPDVIYLYQTENLGFPKGNNIGVHHARGEFICVLNPDTIVAEDTFEILLKTYQTLENPGVLGCKLIDGSGKFLPESKRGVPTPWVAFTKVASLYKIFPKSKWFNTYYAQHISENQMGKVAILVGAFMFMKRDLYMELGGFDEGCFMYADDIDLSYMVSKTGLQNYYIPKTTVIHFKGESTLKDGKYMLRFKEAMQFFYKKHFKKSPWFNAVMNMGIALFALKKQSEKSSDQHSINHYILVTNNAALYQKVVNKINKPLDWVYFLEDIQTINQPEKNIEILIDNESISYKDYIAFINQNQKANKTFKIRSINSDFFIGSNDKNGRGEILSF; from the coding sequence ATGCAACTATCCGTCGTAATCTTAAATTATAATGTAAAGCATTTTTTAGAAGTTTGTATAAAAAGTGTTCAAAAAGCTGTTGAGAATATCAAGGCTGAAATTATTGTTGTGGATAATGCTTCAACCGATGGATCAAAAGAAATGATACAGCAATTATTTCCGGATGTTATTTATTTGTATCAGACTGAAAATTTGGGTTTTCCTAAGGGAAATAATATTGGAGTTCATCATGCAAGAGGTGAATTTATATGTGTTTTAAACCCAGATACAATCGTTGCAGAAGACACATTTGAAATTTTGTTAAAAACCTATCAAACACTAGAAAATCCTGGGGTTTTGGGCTGTAAATTAATTGATGGCTCTGGTAAATTTCTTCCTGAAAGCAAACGGGGTGTTCCTACTCCTTGGGTTGCTTTCACAAAAGTAGCCTCGTTATATAAAATCTTTCCCAAATCGAAATGGTTTAATACATACTACGCACAGCATATATCTGAAAACCAAATGGGAAAAGTTGCTATTTTGGTAGGCGCTTTTATGTTTATGAAACGCGACTTGTATATGGAATTAGGCGGGTTTGATGAAGGATGTTTTATGTATGCAGATGATATCGACTTAAGTTATATGGTTTCAAAAACGGGTTTACAGAATTATTACATTCCAAAAACAACTGTAATTCATTTTAAAGGAGAAAGTACACTTAAAGATGGAAAGTATATGCTGCGGTTTAAAGAAGCGATGCAGTTTTTCTATAAAAAGCATTTTAAAAAATCACCTTGGTTCAATGCGGTCATGAATATGGGTATAGCATTGTTTGCCTTAAAAAAACAATCTGAAAAAAGCAGTGACCAACATTCTATAAATCACTATATATTGGTAACCAACAATGCTGCGCTTTATCAAAAAGTTGTAAATAAAATTAATAAGCCTTTAGATTGGGTTTATTTTTTAGAAGATATTCAAACAATAAATCAGCCTGAGAAAAACATTGAAATTTTAATTGATAACGAATCTATTTCCTATAAAGATTACATAGCCTTTATCAATCAAAATCAAAAAGCAAACAAAACGTTTAAAATTCGTTCTATAAACTCTGATTTTTTTATCGGAAGCAATGATAAAAATGGAAGGGGAGAAATTTTATCTTTCTAA
- a CDS encoding formimidoylglutamase has protein sequence MENFEYFNKTALNKLLILRKGETKFGEKIAIPSQESAQFADFLKNTDAKFIVYGIKEFAGVKANFGRIGQKHAWDVFLPVFLNIQHNKFLKAHHVAVIGCFDFKVYEEEIQQLNPSEPGQLNRLFEIVSEIDKEVTYLNTLIHRAGKKAIVIGGGHNNAYGNIKGLALAKGAAVNVVNFDAHTDFRALEGRHSGNGFSYAFHEGFLNTYCMFGAHENYLNKFMLHQFKEQPERLKLYTFEEVKVRFEKDFQTSINNIQRVIKSKPYGIEIDVDAIENTPSSAMSPSGFSVTEARQFINQTATSSNASYLHLCEGSPSFSTAADNMLGKLLTYLTTDFIKAQLSVVK, from the coding sequence ATGGAAAATTTTGAATACTTTAACAAAACAGCATTAAACAAACTTTTAATTTTAAGAAAAGGTGAAACCAAATTTGGCGAAAAAATAGCCATTCCTAGTCAAGAATCTGCACAATTTGCCGATTTTCTTAAAAATACCGATGCAAAGTTTATTGTTTATGGAATAAAAGAATTTGCCGGTGTTAAGGCCAATTTTGGAAGAATTGGGCAAAAGCATGCTTGGGATGTTTTTCTACCAGTTTTCCTAAATATCCAACACAACAAATTTTTAAAAGCACATCATGTGGCTGTTATAGGTTGTTTTGATTTTAAGGTTTATGAAGAAGAAATTCAGCAATTAAATCCATCTGAGCCTGGGCAATTAAACCGTTTGTTTGAAATTGTTTCGGAAATAGATAAAGAAGTAACCTATCTTAATACTTTGATTCATCGAGCTGGTAAAAAAGCCATTGTGATAGGTGGGGGGCACAACAATGCCTATGGAAATATAAAAGGTTTGGCACTAGCAAAAGGAGCTGCGGTGAATGTGGTGAATTTTGATGCCCACACCGATTTTAGAGCTTTAGAAGGCAGACACAGCGGTAACGGATTTTCTTACGCATTCCACGAAGGATTTTTAAACACATATTGTATGTTTGGTGCACATGAAAACTACCTGAATAAATTTATGTTGCATCAATTTAAAGAACAACCTGAACGATTAAAACTTTATACCTTTGAAGAAGTGAAAGTTCGATTTGAGAAAGATTTTCAAACCAGTATCAACAATATCCAGCGTGTGATAAAAAGCAAACCTTATGGTATCGAAATTGATGTGGATGCTATTGAAAACACGCCAAGCAGCGCTATGTCGCCCAGTGGATTTTCTGTTACAGAAGCGCGTCAGTTTATAAATCAAACCGCAACAAGCAGTAATGCATCTTATTTGCATTTATGCGAAGGTTCACCAAGTTTTAGCACAGCAGCAGATAACATGTTGGGTAAATTATTAACCTATTTAACAACCGATTTTATAAAGGCACAGTTAAGTGTGGTAAAATAA
- the hutI gene encoding imidazolonepropionase: protein MKTLFYNIKELFQVRENNTEILKGSQMKELPSIKNAFLVVENDLIADYGAMENAPAEYDESVDVSGRMIMPSYIDSHTHIVYAGNREQEFVDRINGLSYDEIYQRGGGILNSVEKLRKASEDELYIDAANRLEELIALGTGVIEIKSGYGLSLEAELKMLRVIKKLQEKYPVKIKATFLGAHAIPPEFKGNQSGFVTAICNEMIPEIAQSGLADYVDAFLETGYFTVEETQKIIQAATKHGLKAKIHVNQFTAINGVAMCVEENVLSVDHLEIVTDADIAALQKGRTIPVALPTCSYFISIPYTPARKMLEANLPLVIASDYNPGTTPSGNMNFVVATACIKMKMTPEEAFNAATLNAAYALEVQNEYGSITKGKKASFFITKPIHSIYAIPYNFGSDLVETVYLNGKKQ from the coding sequence ATGAAAACTTTATTTTACAATATAAAAGAACTTTTTCAGGTTCGCGAAAACAATACCGAAATTTTAAAGGGAAGCCAAATGAAAGAACTTCCTTCTATAAAAAATGCCTTTTTAGTAGTTGAAAATGATTTGATTGCAGATTATGGCGCTATGGAGAATGCACCTGCCGAATATGATGAATCGGTTGATGTTTCTGGAAGAATGATTATGCCCAGTTATATCGACAGCCATACGCACATTGTATATGCAGGCAACCGCGAACAAGAATTTGTAGATCGAATTAACGGTTTAAGTTACGATGAAATTTACCAACGAGGCGGTGGTATTTTAAATTCTGTAGAAAAATTGCGCAAGGCTTCTGAAGACGAATTGTATATCGATGCTGCAAACCGCTTGGAAGAATTAATTGCTTTAGGAACGGGCGTTATTGAAATTAAATCGGGTTATGGTTTAAGCTTGGAAGCAGAATTGAAAATGTTGCGTGTAATTAAAAAGTTACAAGAAAAGTATCCCGTTAAAATAAAAGCAACTTTTTTAGGTGCACATGCCATTCCACCAGAATTTAAAGGCAATCAATCAGGATTTGTAACTGCAATTTGCAATGAAATGATTCCTGAAATAGCACAATCGGGCTTGGCAGATTATGTAGATGCTTTTTTAGAAACCGGCTATTTTACCGTAGAAGAAACCCAAAAAATTATTCAAGCAGCAACAAAACATGGCTTAAAGGCAAAAATACACGTAAATCAATTCACAGCAATTAATGGTGTTGCAATGTGTGTGGAAGAAAACGTATTGTCTGTGGATCATTTAGAAATTGTAACCGATGCAGACATTGCGGCATTGCAAAAAGGAAGAACCATTCCTGTGGCACTGCCCACTTGTTCGTATTTTATATCGATTCCTTACACGCCCGCACGAAAAATGCTAGAAGCCAATTTACCTTTGGTAATTGCATCAGATTATAATCCGGGAACCACACCGAGCGGAAATATGAATTTTGTGGTGGCAACCGCTTGTATAAAAATGAAGATGACCCCCGAGGAAGCTTTTAACGCAGCTACTTTAAATGCTGCTTATGCATTGGAAGTTCAAAACGAATACGGTAGTATCACAAAAGGCAAAAAAGCATCGTTTTTTATTACCAAACCTATCCATTCCATTTACGCAATTCCGTATAATTTTGGTAGTGATTTAGTAGAAACTGTATATTTAAACGGAAAAAAACAATAA
- a CDS encoding LOG family protein, whose translation MEENLSEEDIRIKEKLSQKSWNEIKTNDSWAIFKIMSEFVNGYEKMGRIGPCVSIFGSARTKSDNPYYKLAEEIAFKISKAGYGVISGGGPGIMEAANKGAHLGGGPSVGLNIDLPFEQHFNPYIDHDKNLQFDYFFVRKVMFVKYSQGFVVMPGGFGTLDELFEAITLIQTKKIGKFPIVLVGSEFWSGLIDWVKTVLLEKYFNASPEDMNLIKVVDTADEVVTIIDTFYKKYNLSPNF comes from the coding sequence ATGGAAGAAAATTTATCAGAAGAAGATATCAGAATCAAAGAAAAACTATCGCAAAAATCGTGGAACGAAATTAAGACCAACGATTCTTGGGCCATTTTTAAAATCATGTCTGAATTTGTAAATGGATATGAAAAAATGGGGCGTATTGGGCCGTGTGTTTCCATTTTTGGATCGGCACGAACAAAGAGCGATAATCCTTATTACAAATTGGCAGAAGAAATTGCCTTCAAAATTAGTAAAGCAGGTTATGGTGTTATTTCGGGCGGAGGTCCCGGAATTATGGAAGCAGCCAACAAAGGGGCACACTTGGGCGGTGGACCATCGGTTGGTTTAAATATCGATTTGCCTTTTGAACAGCATTTTAACCCTTATATCGATCATGATAAAAACCTGCAATTCGATTATTTTTTCGTGCGAAAAGTAATGTTTGTAAAATACTCACAAGGATTTGTGGTAATGCCGGGTGGTTTTGGAACATTAGATGAATTGTTTGAAGCAATTACATTAATTCAAACCAAAAAAATTGGTAAATTTCCTATTGTTTTGGTGGGCTCTGAATTTTGGTCGGGATTAATTGATTGGGTAAAAACCGTGTTGCTTGAAAAATATTTCAACGCATCACCCGAAGATATGAATTTGATAAAAGTAGTTGATACCGCAGACGAAGTGGTAACTATTATCGATACATTCTACAAAAAATACAACTTAAGTCCGAATTTTTAA